Proteins encoded by one window of Primulina huaijiensis isolate GDHJ02 chromosome 1, ASM1229523v2, whole genome shotgun sequence:
- the LOC140982019 gene encoding pentatricopeptide repeat-containing protein At5g59600 gives MHIPFAYDNLIQIYTKNRAFKLGKSLHAHLIINGSFRSSNIASKLIPLYTRCKQLATAGKVFDRIPRSVVHGWVALIGSYSRDGYYQEAMHVFAEMLREGFKCDRIVLPSVLKACGHLCDNRTGKKLHCVVLKSVFEVDAFVTCALIDMYSKCGVVEWARSVFHGMVEKDLVAVNAMVSGYVQNGFPEKALGLIDEMKLLRIIPDIVTWNTLISGFSQANDNIMVHKIFQIMDANGIKPDVVTWTAVISGLVQNFRNEEAFATFRQMLEAGILPTPATISGLLPAAATMANLGHGKAIHGHSVVMGYEGNLFVKSALVDMYAKSGSISEARSLFLKMSERNSVAWNSMIFGYANHGYCNEAIALFKKMLRVAEKELDHLTFTAVLMACAYSGMVDLGESLFQLMQEKYQIMPRLEHYACMVDLLGKAGMISEAYGFIRTMPIEPDLFVWGAFLGACRQHGCVDMAEIAVKQLAKLEPKSAGSSVLLFSLYMDSNKLENALKVKKVMKKRKLRNFPSCSWIEAM, from the coding sequence ATGCACATTCCCTTTGCATACgataatttaattcaaatatacACCAAAAATCGAGCTTTCAAACTAGGAAAATCACTTCATGCCCACCTGATAATCAATGGATCGTTTCGTTCCTCCAACATTGCTTCCAAGCTCATACCGTTGTACACACGGTGCAAGCAGTTAGCTACTGCGGGGAAAGTGTTCGACAGAATTCCAAGGTCAGTGGTGCATGGTTGGGTTGCTCTCATAGGATCATATTCGAGAGATGGCTATTATCAGGAGGCCATGCATGTGTTTGCAGAAATGCTGAGGGAAGGGTTTAAGTGTGACAGAATCGTTCTTCCTAGTGTTCTGAAAGCATGTGGGCACCTTTGTGATAATAGAACCGGAAAAAAATTACATTGTGTCGTCTTGAAAAGTGTGTTTGAGGTCGATGCATTTGTAACATGTGCATTGATAGATATGTATTCCAAATGTGGGGTGGTTGAATGGGCCAGAAGTGTGTTCCATGGCATGGTGGAGAAGGATTTGGTAGCTGTGAATGCTATGGTTTCAGGTTATGTTCAAAATGGTTTCCCTGAAAAAGCATTGGGCTTGATTGATGAGATGAAATTATTAAGAATTATACCTGATATTGTTACATGGAACACATTGATCTCAGGGTTCTCACAAGCTAATGATAACATTATGGTTCACAAAATATTCCAAATTATGGATGCCAATGGGATTAAGCCAGATGTGGTGACCTGGACTGCTGTCATTTCCGGTTTGGTTCAAAACTTTAGAAATGAGGAGGCGTTTGCTACATTTCGGCAGATGTTGGAAGCGGGTATTCTCCCTACACCAGCCACCATAAGTGGTCTATTGCCTGCTGCTGCTACTATGGCAAATCTGGGGCATGGCAAGGCAATTCATGGTCACTCAGTGGTAATGGGATATGAAGGGAACCTATTTGTAAAAAGCGCACTAGTGGACATGTATGCTAAAAGTGGGTCGATTTCTGAAGCTAGATCATTGTTTCTAAAGATGTCTGAACGGAATTCTGTTGCCTGGAACTCCATGATATTTGGCTATGCAAATCATGGATACTGCAATGAAGCAATTgcacttttcaagaaaatgCTGAGAGTGGCAGAAAAAGAACTGGATCACTTGACTTTCACTGCGGTTCTTATGGCTTGTGCTTATTCTGGGATGGTGGATCTTGGGGAAAGTTTATTCCAGCTAATGCAGGAAAAATATCAGATCATGCCAAGATTAGAGCATTATGCTTGCATGGTGGATTTATTGGGAAAAGCAGGAATGATTTCTGAGGCCTATGGGTTTATTCGGACAATGCCTATTGAGCCTGATTTATTTGTGTGGGGGGCTTTTTTAGGAGCATGTAGGCAACATGGATGTGTGGATATGGCGGAAATAGCTGTGAAACAATTGGCAAAGCTGGAACCTAAGAGTGCTGGAAGCAGTGTGCTGTTGTTTAGTTTATATATGGATTCAAATAAGTTGGAAAATGCTCTCAAGGTGAAGAAGGTGATGAAGAAAAGGAAACTGAGAAATTTTCCTAGCTGTAGTTGGATTGAAGCGATGTAA
- the LOC140971765 gene encoding uncharacterized protein, producing the protein MRETDVHKTAFRTRYEHYEFIVITFGDEVEVDPNKVEGIRDWPVPKNVRDPQFPGFNWLLQEVYSCFSTIAVPITALTKKNVKFVLGSECQGSFEKLKKTLTSAPVLRMLSGHGEFVLCTDDLKLGLGAFLMQLDRVIAYASRQLKEERSECSVFGQETTAARNSEI; encoded by the exons ATGAGAGAgacagatgttcacaagacggctttcaggactcgttatgagCACTACGAGTTCATAGTGATAACTTTCGG GGATGAAGTCGAGGTTGATCCCAACAAGGTCGAGGGAAtcagagattggccagtgcctaagaatgtgagagatccgcagtttcctggGTTTAACTGGTTACTACAGGAAGTTTATTCATGCTTTTCAACCATTGCAGTACCCATTaccgccttgacgaagaagaatgtgaaGTTTGTTTTGGGATCAGAATGTCAGGGTAGCTTCGAGAAGCTAAAGAAAACTTTGACTTCGGCGCCAGTCCTAAGGATGCTATCAGGGCATGGAGAGTTTGTTCTATGTACAGATGATTtgaagctcggtttgggtgcATTTCTGATGCAGCTTGacagagttatagcctatgcgtccagACAGCtaaag gAAGAACGCAGTGAGTGCTCAGTTTTCGGTCAAGAGACCACTGCAGCTAGAAATTCAGAGATTTGA